The following nucleotide sequence is from Nesterenkonia xinjiangensis.
GGGACCCGCAGTCCGAAGTTCGGCGCCTACGAGGACGACGTCGAGGTGTTCGCATGGATCCGCGAGGGTGTCCAGGGTCGTCGCCAGTCCATGGAGGCTCAGGTGATGGACGCGGCGGATGACATCGCCTACTCGGTGCACGACGTTGAGGACGGGATCTTCTCGGGGCAGTTCCAGCTGCGCTTCCTGGAGGTCCCGTTGCAGCGCAAGCGCGTGGTGCAGGTGACCAAGGAGTGGTACCTGCCGGGGACTGAGGAGGACCGCATCGAGGAGGCTTTCGACCGGCTCTCCGCGATGGACGGATGGGTCCGTGAGTCCGATGGCTCGCGTCGTTCTCTCGCCGCCCTGAAGAACATGACCAGCGAGCTGATCGGCCGGTTCTGCGGCGCCATCTACATCGCCACCCGCGAGGCCCACGGGGACCGACCGCTGGTGCGCCACGAGGCCGATCTGGTGGTGCCTCAGGAGACCGTGGAGGAGATCTCCGCGATGAAGGGGCTCGCCGCGGCCTACATCATGACCTCTGAGCAGCAGAAGCCGGTCTACCTGCGTCAGTCTGAGGTGCTCGAAGCGCTGGTGACGCTGCTCTCCGAGACGGAGGAGCGCTATCTGGAGCCCATGTTCCGACAGGACTGGCGGGATGCCGCGGACGACGTCGCCCGCCGTCGAGTGATCATCGACCAAGTCGCCTCACTGACCGATGGCGCAGCCTTGGAGTGGTACTACGCGCTGGTCCAAGGTCGGCCGTTCGCCAACCGGCTCTTCGGCTGAGCTCCGCGCTAGGTCGGTCCGCGGCTCAGGAGGCCGCCACCTCCGCCTCGGAGCGGAGCACGCAGAACTGGTTGCCCTCGGGGTCGGCGAAGACCACCCAGCCGGAGCCGGGGCCGTGGATGCCCCGGCGATCGGCGACCTCCACCGCGCCGAGGGCACGCACCCTTTCGATCTCCGCATCCCGCCCGCCCGTCCGGGGCCTGAGGTCCAGATGGATCATCGGGGCCTGCGCGGAGGCGTCCGGCACCTGGAGGAAGAGCAGCTGGTGTCCGGTGCCGGGGTCGATGATCATGCAGTGATCATGCCCCGGCTCGTTGGGGTCCCCAGGGATGTCGGTGTAGTCCAGCAGGCGCTTCCACCATTCGGAGAGGGCGTAGGCGTCGGTGCAGCTGATCGTGGTGTGAGAGACGAAGCAGGTCATCGGCACAGCGTAGACCGTGTGATGTCGCAGGGGGATGGGCGCTAGACTCGGGGTCGACCGTCACCAAGTGAGCACCCCGTCAGGTTGGAGAATCCCATGACCTCCGCGGATCCCACGACCATGCTGAGCGCCGAGGAGCTGCATGACATGCTCGTCGAGGGCGCTGAGCCGCTGATGCTGGATGTGCGTTCTGCTGCGGAGCACCGCGGCGCCCGCATCCCCGGTTCGGTGCTGGTCCCCGAGGACCTGGTTCGCGCCGAGACCCAGGCGCTCGCCGAGGCCTTGGATGAGGCGGACCGACCCGTGGTGCTGCTCTGCCAGGCCGGGCCGCGCTCTCAGCAGGCCCATGATCGGCTGGTCGGCGCCGGGGCTGAAGGGCTCCGGGTGCTCGACGGCGGCCTGGTTCGCTACCGCGCCGTGGCCGGAGACGGCGCCGTCGAGCTGGGCTCAGGCCCCTGGGCGATGGAACGCCAGGTCCGCATGGCGGCCGGCTCGCTGGTGCTGGCCGGGCTGGTCGGCGGGCGCTTCCTCGGTCCGAAGGCCCGCGTGGTGTCCGGAGCGATCGCGTCCGGGCTGATCTACTCAGCCGCCTCGGACACCTGCGGGATGGCGAAAGTCCTGGCCCGGATGCCGTGGAACCAGAGCCAGGACGCACCCATCGGCCTCCAGGACGTCCTGACTCGGCTGAACTGAGCGCCTCAGGCTCGGAACACCGCGGGCGCTCAGCCCGGCGGCGCGGTCCTGGTGATGTCGGCGGTGACGACGTCATAGGCGGCGAACAGCGCCGCAGAATCGACGAACAGGCTCAGCCCGGCGGCTCCTGCGCCCATGGCGATGCGCCCGGTGATGGACTCGTCGGCATAGATCGGCCAACGGACGCCCTCGGCGCTCTCGGCTCCGAAGGGCGTGATCGTGCCGGGCCGGTGCCCGGTGGCCTCCACGGCTTCCTCCGGGGCGGTCATGGACATCTTCTTCATCCCTGCGAGGCGCCGCAGTTTGGCCCAGTCGACCTGCCGGTCCCCGGGGATCAGGGCGAGCACGTAGCTGTGCTCCTTGGTGGTCTGGGTGACCTTGGCTCTGGCCACCAGCGTCTTGACGATCTCCCGAGGTTCGACGCCGACGGCTGCGGCGGCCTCCTGGAGTGAGTTCGCCTGGCCGCGCCGGATGAATCGCAGCTGGACCCCATGGGCGTCGGCGTCGCGGAGCAGCCGCTCCACGGAGGCGCGGTCCTCCTCGCTGAGGATGGCATCTGCCGGCCCGCCGGCGGCGAGTCCGGCGGTGGCCGCCGGATCAGGGGTCGTCTCCATGACGGGGTCAACCCGAGATCGAGGCCCCTGATTCCCCGCGCGCTGAGCCCGCGGCCAGCACGAGCGTCGCGAAGCCCATATGCCCGTGGTGTCCGCGCAGCCAGGAGCGGCGCAGGGTGTCGAGCCGCTCGCGCAGCGCAGGGGCCTCCGGATGATCCGGGTTCTCCAGCAGCCACTCTTCCTGGTTGCGGGTCATCCCACACTCGAAGTGATTCCATTCGTCGACGGTTGCCTCGTGCAGGTCCAGAAGGCGCCAGCCGGCCTGGGCGGCGGCCTCGACGACGTCGGGCAGCAGGTGGCTGTCGGATAGGGACGCGCCCTCCCACATCTGGGCCAGGCGGTCCTGGTCCGGCAGCCGGGCCCAGTGGTCGACGCCGAAGAGCAGCCGTGTGCCGGGGGCGGCGAGTCCCCGCAGCCGCAGCAGCGCTGCGGCGGGGGAGCCGCCCAGTGCGTGCCAGGAGCCGAGGCAGATCAGGGCATCGGCGCTCTCGGCCGTCCCGGCCAGCTCCACGCCGTCCTGCACGCGCAGCTCCACGCGGTCCTGGACGCCCAGCCGTGCGGCGCGCTCCTGGCCGCGGAGGATGTCCTGCTCCTCGAGGTCGACGCCCAGGCCGTGGGCGCCGGGCACCGCCATCACCGTGCGCAGCAGCTGCTCCGCCCAGCCACAGCCGACGTCGATGATCCGGCGCGGTGAGATC
It contains:
- a CDS encoding deoxyguanosinetriphosphate triphosphohydrolase; amino-acid sequence: MTVQNVERVEAGYAALRSGYRPEDEERWVPEHGKSVYRSSFERDRARLLHSSALRRLGAKTQVVSPDADDFARTRLTHSLEVAQVGRDLGRMLGCDPDVVDAACLSHDLGHPPFGHNGESVLNELMGDAGGFEGNAQTLRLLTRLETKRFHADGRSAGLNLTRASLDAAVKYPWRQHEAPSRADGTRSPKFGAYEDDVEVFAWIREGVQGRRQSMEAQVMDAADDIAYSVHDVEDGIFSGQFQLRFLEVPLQRKRVVQVTKEWYLPGTEEDRIEEAFDRLSAMDGWVRESDGSRRSLAALKNMTSELIGRFCGAIYIATREAHGDRPLVRHEADLVVPQETVEEISAMKGLAAAYIMTSEQQKPVYLRQSEVLEALVTLLSETEERYLEPMFRQDWRDAADDVARRRVIIDQVASLTDGAALEWYYALVQGRPFANRLFG
- a CDS encoding VOC family protein, with product MTCFVSHTTISCTDAYALSEWWKRLLDYTDIPGDPNEPGHDHCMIIDPGTGHQLLFLQVPDASAQAPMIHLDLRPRTGGRDAEIERVRALGAVEVADRRGIHGPGSGWVVFADPEGNQFCVLRSEAEVAAS
- a CDS encoding rhodanese-like domain-containing protein codes for the protein MTSADPTTMLSAEELHDMLVEGAEPLMLDVRSAAEHRGARIPGSVLVPEDLVRAETQALAEALDEADRPVVLLCQAGPRSQQAHDRLVGAGAEGLRVLDGGLVRYRAVAGDGAVELGSGPWAMERQVRMAAGSLVLAGLVGGRFLGPKARVVSGAIASGLIYSAASDTCGMAKVLARMPWNQSQDAPIGLQDVLTRLN
- a CDS encoding aminoacyl-tRNA deacylase — its product is METTPDPAATAGLAAGGPADAILSEEDRASVERLLRDADAHGVQLRFIRRGQANSLQEAAAAVGVEPREIVKTLVARAKVTQTTKEHSYVLALIPGDRQVDWAKLRRLAGMKKMSMTAPEEAVEATGHRPGTITPFGAESAEGVRWPIYADESITGRIAMGAGAAGLSLFVDSAALFAAYDVVTADITRTAPPG
- a CDS encoding SAM-dependent methyltransferase, producing the protein MPHMETPITSQDATVPSGPPVNGLDLAFGSPMSVTRSEQLITELTEISPRRIIDVGCGWAEQLLRTVMAVPGAHGLGVDLEEQDILRGQERAARLGVQDRVELRVQDGVELAGTAESADALICLGSWHALGGSPAAALLRLRGLAAPGTRLLFGVDHWARLPDQDRLAQMWEGASLSDSHLLPDVVEAAAQAGWRLLDLHEATVDEWNHFECGMTRNQEEWLLENPDHPEAPALRERLDTLRRSWLRGHHGHMGFATLVLAAGSARGESGASISG